The segment ATCCACACCCAAATTGACTGACTTATTGACAAACCTCTGTGCGTGTACTTTGTGTCACTGTTTCCTGCATGTACTGAGGTTGTGCAGGCTACACCCATACTGCACACCCCTACTTTCCTTTGTAAGATGTTGTTTTTAGCGGAGGGTTTTTCCACATAGGACATTTAACTTGAGAGAATGAATTTGTTGTACTTCCTCTGATTTGCAGCTGTGGGACCTTAGGATGATTCCCTCCCGTTTAGTGTTTTGGGACAGAGAGAATGATGTGGTGTTTTTGCAGGGTCTGTGTGGCTCAGGTCTGTTTTTGAGTGAGAGGCGTAGGGGAGCTCTGCAGGCAGTGGATTTAGCGTCTCCCACCCCCTGCCTGTCTCCCCTGATACCCGACCTTTTGTTCCAAAGAGCAAGGTCAGGACTGATGTACAGCATCTTTGCAGGAGAGGCTTGGGAGAACAGAAGTGGTTTAACCCGTGCCCAGATAACTCCCATGAGCCCTTGGATTTATAGCTTTAGGTTTCAGCTGAGTTTGTGTGGAATTAAAAGGATAAAAAAGTGTGAAAGAAGAAGTAAACATTGTCCTAATGAGACAATGAAAACTGCTCAGGCTTACAGTAAACTAAAAAGAGAAGGGACCACAGAAACTAAATGTTACAACAAAtatttcctctgtctctctcctgaGCTATAATGGCAGGTGTTATCTCTTTATCCTCTCGAGCAAATGTCTCATTCTCTGCTGATTTAGTCTTTGCTTCTGTTCATTTCCTCCAAGGATTTGAAAGGGCAGCAAGGATTACAGTAATTTTGAACAGAAAGCCTGGGGGGAGCAACCAAAGGTGACACCATTTGGGGGATTTGGAACAGGTGTGTTTCAGAGAAGTGGGACAAAAATCAactctagaaaaaaaaaaaaacaatcatatcAAATGAGACTGTTGTTGACTCTTGACCTTATTCATTCACAGCTGATCAGCCTTAGCCCTCACTCAGACCCTTACTCACATCCGTGATGGATTACCTCGACACGAAAGCAAATCCTGGAAGTCTTCAGAAATTGGTGCAGATGACATTTCCGGGCTTTTTCGCCTGCGTGTTCCCAAAATATGCAGTCGGAGTGCAAAGTGGGGCAGGTTCAGTCCTAGATTAAATCTGGTCGCTTGTTTCCCTGGAGGAATCTGTGAGTGGGTGGCTGGTGGTCCAAATGGAGCGTCTGTCCATTTAGCCCTCATTTTCTTCTCACTGTGTTTTCTCTGATCCTTTTACAGGAAGAAATCCCAGAAATGGGATGAGATGAACATCCTGGCCACGTACCATCCGCCTGACAAAGACTATGGCCTGATGAAGATTGATGAACCCAGCACACCTTACAACAGGTCAGACCCTTTTGTCAAATTTCCCTTTGTCACTTTCTAATTTCTAACACCACATCATTTATGCTTAAAATGATCGCAGACAGTTTGAGCTCTAACCCGTGCCAATGTAGGACAGTTGAGTTGGTGCGTGTCTCAGCAGGTTTGTAATCCAATATGCCAGGCTGCTGCAGGGAAGGTCACCCTCGTCACAgacctttcctctctctctctggtccTCTTTCCTGTCTACATTTTCCCTCTGTACTCTCCTTCCTCTCTACCCTTTATCCCCTCTGTCAGTTTATCTCCTTGGCtatctgtttgtttatttcctgtCGTCCTTTCCGTGTTGATCCTCCGTCCCTTACCTCATTTTCAGCTTATCTTCATTCAGTTAATGTCTGTCTTTCAGGATGGTGGGCGACGACGATGATGAAGGGGCGCTGAGTGACTCGGACGGCCACGGTGGACTCACGGCTGACGACCTGGCATCAAAGTAAGAAATGGGAATGGAAGGAAACAAACCAAGTACAGAGgcagaaaagaaagatgattAGGTTTGGCTGCTGTAACAGCTCTGCTaccttttaattttttattgcGCTGTAGTTCCTGGTGCACTGCGTAGCTTTTTAGATTTTTAGTGAAGTAGAAATGTAACCTGGGAAAGGGAGAGAAATCATTCAGGCTCTCAGGTGTAGCCCAGATAGGCCACACCTGAACACACTCACCAACTTCCTTGTCCTCCATCAAGAATGTGTCGAAACAGTAACTGATAAGAGTGGATTTACTGTGCTGCCTCTGACGTCCTTAATACACGCAGTGACCACTTTACTGCAGCAtgacacagagaaacatttGGACAGCACATTATAAGACTGCAGTGCCAAAAAAGTTGCAATACTGTTGATGTGGAACATTGTTTTACTACGGTGGCCGACAAGGGCAAAAGAAAAATTCAACAACAGAAAGGTGCTgcgaatgaaaatgaaaaaatgtgctgcagaaagccaaaacaatacattaacagcaaacacactgcaaatacaaaaaatgatgcaacgtcaaaaacacacatacccCAAAAATGTGTCAGAAAAACGCTGCATATCTGGTCACCACAACTAGAGTTCTCCAGGCCTCTAGGGGGAGCGCTAAGTGGAACGCCAGCgtgatgctaatgctagctaccTAAATCTGTCACTCATTTATAATATTGTAAAAGGCAAAACGTATAAGAAGAATATGTACCTTTTTTCATCACCTGTTTGTTCCACTTTTCTCCCCACACACTGTCTTGTCTGGTCTCTCTCCTCCACTTGAAATCAAGTTGTTCCACATAGCACAGCTTCATTGTTTTGGCGTTGTTTCTGAACCTTCTGCATGTTTCTCTAAATGAAAATGATTTGGACCATTGTAGCATGTTTGCCCTTTTGGCCACTGCATCTTTTGCAGGAAATACATGAATCAGTTTATCCCCAGACTTAATATTCTTACCTTTTATATTTTGGGATGAAGATAGTTAGTTGTAACCTCCCAGTTGGTGATGGTGTAATAgagcagctgctcagctgcaggCTCCAGGACAGAGTTGTCCAGGCAGAAAGTTGTGTACGCAcagacacgcacgcacacacaggatACAGACAGTGGGCAGTTTACTCACTCCCAGACTGCACTGCTGCCTTTGACAGTGCCCCGGGCTGGGTTTACCAAATGCATCTTGACAaacttcttccttttttttttttaactgaaagaGAGTCAAGCTGAGAGAACCTTGGTAAAGGTCAGCGCTATGCCCCAAACTACGTTATATTTAGCGTGTCCTCAGACTGCTCTCTGAGCCGACAGTCGTGTGGCTCACTGCAGGTCTGTTCAGTCAGTGGTGGGAAAAGTACTAATGGGGACATGTCCTAATATGATTGTGGAATTAATTTCAGTTTGTTCTAAGTAGGAAACACACCTGTAAAAATGCACATCTCCATTTTGTGTTGTGCataagacacacagagaggttaGTGGTACgctcactgtgtttttgttggttttCCTGGAAATGCTTCCTGCATTTTTACTCTCAGCAACACTAGcccatagacaaacaatgggtTTCAGGGTGTTTCTGGGTGGCAACTTGACCCTCTTCCTGTGTAGAGAAATGTGTATCTTCCACTCAGAGCTGTCTTCTGGACGGCAGCGGGAGCTTGAGAGGTGAATTTGCTGTGGGCCATCACGCTTACGTAAGCGCATTGATGCAGCCATGGGATGAGCTAGTTTGAGTTTGTGCACCACAGAGAGGCTAGTGATCAGCTCCAGGCTTGCAAGTCAATTAGCCGCCTTTGTTTACTTCCACACAGAGCGCCTTCCATTGTTTTACGCTAAACCCTGCAGACAGTGAAACAGCTGCTCTTTTCCTCTGTCCTCTTGTTGTTTAATCTCTCCAATACTCACTCTTACTCTGTTCTCTCATCCATCACTTTTCTTGGATTTACTTCCCTCATCTCAAATTCACAGCATCAATCACACCTTCTCCTTCCCTTCCTGTCCGTCTATACCCGCCTCAAGTGTCTGATACCATTACTGGTGCATTTTGAAACTGTAGGGAAATCGACTGTCTCCTTTGTGGGTGAATCGGGCCAGTTGGTTGGCGAGCAGTAGTACAGTAAATGGGAGCCTCCCTGGGGCAGTTGCACCGATTCACTACCATTCGCTGAGCCGTAAACCATTATTCATTTTGTCCTCTGCTGTTAGCGCTCTCTGCGAGTGTGAGAGATGGAGATAGTAACTCTTGTTATTTTTGTCTTCATGCTCGAGTACTCGCACACGCTTGCATCTCTTCACTCTCGCTGTGCCtactctctcctccccctctcctaatatctctccatctgtctttcTCCTGTTCCTGCTGCCCTCCTTAAAAACCTTTtcagaagttttttttaatattgacTTCAGGAGGAGCTGTTGTTGATCTCCTGTTTCTATTTGTTCACATGCTCGTTTATCATGGTcaatattaattaaataaattaatgtccTATTAACTTATTTCTTGTCccttcctgtctgttttttacCGTCTTTTCAAGGCTGGTGGCAGCTGAGGGCTCAGAGCCTCGCTTCATGaaacaagaggaagaagaggaagagagcagcgaggaggaggaagaggagctgaCTCCTGAAGAACAAGGTAAACATGGAGATGCTTTTCCTAATTCACAAAAGGACTGTGCAGCTCTTGCAGTCGCTAAAACTGCACAAATTACGCAAAAAGAAACTGCAATTCTAAAAAGGTGAAATGCACAGAAACTGCGCAGCCAAGCAAATAGCATCATGGTGCTCCTGTGCTATTTGCATGTGTTAAAATTACGTAACATGCATACATCTGGCACAAAACTATCCCCTTTTAATGCAACTTAGCCTCAAAACGGTTGAATATACAAAGATCAGCGCTACAGGAATAGCTACATgcagttacagtgaaattattagCATCTTCAGTGAGTTGGTGGCACCTAAAGTAGACTGACAGACGGGAATATTAAATACTAAAAAATCACGTTAAAATTCCTTGCCTGGAGTCGGAGGAATGCCTCTGCACCTTGTTGGTCAGGGCCTGTTTTCTATTtgtctctgccattgttctgcctaCTGTGTTCTTTATGCAAAGGAAACATTTATACCTTGCCACATGGATAATGTTAGACACAAAAAAGGGACAAattgcactcagctgcaaaaattAATGGCCGTCTTTTTGCCCTGTAATATCAGTAAGCGCAACATCCCTTGTGTCAAGGACCTCGGGACAGGGCAGATAGCAGTTGCAAGTGATGCCCAGTTAATGGCTCTGTCAGTGTTCGTAATCCGTTCTTTGTAAACTCGCCCTTCATTATAATTATATCATGATATCCCAGTGTTCACCTGTTTATTTTTACCTTCCACCTTGATACAAAGTGTCCTCTGCAGCTGTGAGGGTGACTAAATGCAGAGTGACAGCCCACGGTGAAGTGCTGGTGGAGAGGGATCTGTTTTGGAAAGGGCTCCAGTGTTCTGTGTGCTCTTTTTAAGACACACTCATGCTGTGTCAGTATGCTTTTGACTGTACTCTGACCTTGCCCGTCTATGTGCACacctttccctctttctctctgtctctgatacAGAAATGTGAGATGAGTTGcatagccacacacacacacgtagaaTTTTAACAGGTTTCtgtgcttttttctgtttcacatttATATCCAAACTATGCAGGTAGAAGCAAGAGAACAGTCAGGAAAGTGCAAATCTGATCGATATAATCCAACTGCAGAGCTGTGGCCTCAGCAGTTTTAGATATGCCAACTTGTGCTACCCATaggaacattttaaaatgagctTTAGAGCTGCAGATGATTCAGGTTGATGAGAATGTAGGAATGGCACACTCTGAGCAGATAATACTTTgttttagtagtagtagtagtatagcAGCTGTATAATTAACCACTCTAAATTCTGCATGTTGCTTTTGACATATTAAAGTGATTTCAAATTTGTCCCCCTCTGCAGCCAAAAAGAAGCATTTTCAGATGATGAGGAAGATGCACTACAACGAGGGCATGAACATCAAACTGGCCCGCCAGCTCATCGCCAGAGAGCTCGAAGATGACGAGGACGCAGACGAAGAGATGACGGACGACACAGAAGAGCCGAGGGAGGACGCGGAGGAGACGGAGGAGATCAGTGTTGACCCACCACAGGAAGGTAAGGACAGGGAGGCTGTGTCGCTACTGCGCACGACCAGATGAATAATTTGGACAGTTTCCAGGCCAACAGTTTTCCAGTACGCATTAAGAGGCGTAGTGGGTGTAGTACACCTTGGAAAATACAGCTAAAGTGAAGAGGTTCAGAAATAATGGGCTTGCACACTGATGCACGCCATCAGTGTGGATGTCATTGGATTAAACAGTTGGCTGCTGTTGGTTTGTGCCACCCTGTGGTTCAGTTACTCCCAAAGCTGTGCATCAGGAGGTCACAGTGTTTTTAGATGAAGTACTGTTACATCACATCCTGTAATGAGCACAATGGGTCATATTGAAGGATTTGTCTTTATTAATGACTATTGCGGCTTCCAAATATGTTCAGAATACCCGCCCACAGACGCCATAACAGGAGATATGATGAACTCACTGTTTTCGGTTTAGttttactcactgtttgatgATCCAGGTGCGTCGGTTGGTTTTAgagttgactgatttgcagGATGTGTGGAGAGTTGCAAGATGACGCTATGAACTGATCTTGACTGTCGCGTTCaac is part of the Epinephelus moara isolate mb chromosome 10, YSFRI_EMoa_1.0, whole genome shotgun sequence genome and harbors:
- the ppp1r2 gene encoding protein phosphatase inhibitor 2, which produces MAAPRPIKGILKNKNTGTNVKSLPDEVPPDTAEQAPVLSEEDQQKKSQKWDEMNILATYHPPDKDYGLMKIDEPSTPYNRMVGDDDDEGALSDSDGHGGLTADDLASKLVAAEGSEPRFMKQEEEEEESSEEEEEELTPEEQAKKKHFQMMRKMHYNEGMNIKLARQLIARELEDDEDADEEMTDDTEEPREDAEETEEISVDPPQEADSLDS